In Colletotrichum higginsianum IMI 349063 chromosome 1, whole genome shotgun sequence, one genomic interval encodes:
- a CDS encoding SNO glutamine amidotransferase produces MSTVTVGVLALQGGFHEHVQLTRKAAAWLATAQPPAPSPRPDIAAIEVRTEAELRRCDALIIPGGESTTISFVATQSGLMEPLREFVKVNRKPVWGTCAGAILLADEANATKKGGQELIGGLGVRVHRNHFGRQIESFVADLDLPFLTQGDDALKAASSSPYPGVFIRAPIVEEILSTEAKPSSSVEVLAVLPGRKTRAAEGVSQSTADDSVGDIVAVRQANIFATSFHPELTDDIRIHAWWLLEVLRSVASVSSA; encoded by the exons ATGTCGaccgtcaccgtcggcgTTCTGGCCCTCCAGGGTGGCTTCCACGAGCACGTCCAGCTCACGCGGAAAGCCGCCGCCTGGCTTGcgacggcccagccgccggcgccaagcCCGAGACCCGATATCGCTGCCATCGAGGTCCGCACCGAGGCAGAGCTCCGCCGCTGCGATGCCCTCATCATTCCGGGCGGCGAGAGCACCACCATCTCGTTTGTCGCGACGCAGTCGGGGTTGATGGAGCCCCTGAGGGAGTTTGTCAA AGTCAACCGCAAGCCCGTATGGGGCACATGTGCCggcgccatcctcctcgccgatgAGGCCAACGCCACCAAGAAGGGCGGCCAGGagctcatcggcggcctcggcgtccgcGTCCACCGCAACCACTTTGGCCGCCAGATCGAGAGCttcgtcgccgacctcgacctgccgTTCCTGACGCAGGGCGATGATGCTCTGAaggcggcctcctcctcgccctaCCCCGGCGTCTTCATCCGCGCGCCCATCGTCGAAGAGATCCTCTCGACCGAGGCcaagccgtcgtcgtcggtcgaGGTCCTGGCCGTCCTGCCCGGGCGCAAGACGagggccgccgagggcgtcagCCAGAGCACggccgacgactcggtcgGTGACATCGTCGCCGTGAGGCAGGCCAACATCTTTGCCACGAGCTTCCACCCGGAGCTGACGGATGACATTCGAATCCACGCGTGGTGGCTGTTGGAGGTGCTCCGGTCCGTGGCATCGGTGTCATCTGCATGA